The following proteins are co-located in the Paenibacillus sp. JNUCC32 genome:
- the pruA gene encoding L-glutamate gamma-semialdehyde dehydrogenase, translated as MRAPFRNEPFMDFNNEWNNKLYDAALSGVEAELGQSYPLVIGGAKIHTERTAKSVNPSRKRQVIGVVSQADTELAEQAIQTAARTFETWKHTEANERARYLFKAAAIMRRRKLEFSALMTLEAGKTRAEADADTAEAIDFMEFYAREMQRLSAPQPLTVHEEEENHLDYIPLGVGIVIPPWNFPLAIMAGMTTAAIVSGNTVVLKPASTTPVIAAKFVQLLEEVSLPPGVVNFLPGPGQEVGDYLVDHPLTRFVSFTGSRDVGLRIQERAAKTQPGQRWIKRVIAEMGGKDAIIVDNEADLDLAADAITASAFGFSGQKCSACSRAIVHKDVYDTVLQKVIERSKKLVIGSPSHAEAQVGPVIDDKAYRKILDYIEIGKSEGKLVLGGFPGDPEGYFIQPTIFADVDSTARISQEEIFGPVVAFTKAASFDEAIQFANNTDYGLTGAVISNNRAHLEQARRDFHVGNLYLNRKCTGALVGTHPFGGFNMSGTDSKAGGRDYLLLFTQPKVVSERF; from the coding sequence ATGCGAGCACCTTTTCGGAACGAACCATTTATGGACTTCAACAACGAGTGGAACAACAAGTTATACGATGCGGCGTTATCCGGGGTCGAAGCCGAGCTTGGCCAATCGTACCCCTTGGTTATCGGCGGTGCCAAAATCCATACGGAGCGTACCGCTAAGTCGGTCAATCCGTCGCGCAAGCGCCAAGTCATCGGCGTCGTGTCCCAAGCGGATACCGAGCTTGCCGAGCAAGCCATTCAGACGGCGGCGCGTACTTTTGAGACGTGGAAGCACACCGAGGCGAACGAGCGGGCTCGCTACCTGTTCAAGGCCGCGGCAATCATGCGGCGGCGCAAGCTCGAGTTCTCCGCGCTGATGACCCTCGAAGCCGGCAAGACGCGTGCCGAAGCGGACGCGGATACGGCCGAAGCGATCGATTTCATGGAGTTCTATGCCCGCGAAATGCAGCGCCTGAGCGCGCCCCAGCCGCTGACGGTCCACGAGGAGGAAGAGAATCATCTCGATTACATCCCGCTTGGCGTCGGCATCGTCATTCCGCCTTGGAACTTCCCGCTCGCGATTATGGCCGGTATGACTACGGCGGCCATCGTCTCCGGCAACACCGTTGTGCTGAAACCGGCGAGCACCACCCCGGTCATAGCCGCCAAATTCGTGCAGCTTCTGGAAGAAGTCAGCCTGCCTCCGGGTGTCGTTAACTTCCTGCCTGGTCCGGGTCAGGAAGTGGGCGACTATTTGGTGGATCACCCTTTGACCAGGTTTGTCAGCTTTACGGGTTCCCGCGACGTTGGACTGCGAATTCAAGAGCGTGCGGCCAAAACGCAGCCGGGGCAGCGATGGATCAAGCGCGTCATCGCCGAAATGGGCGGGAAAGACGCCATCATCGTGGACAACGAAGCCGATTTGGACCTTGCTGCGGATGCGATTACCGCTTCGGCCTTCGGCTTCTCCGGCCAGAAATGCTCCGCCTGCTCCAGAGCCATCGTGCATAAGGACGTTTATGATACCGTGCTGCAGAAGGTCATCGAGCGCTCCAAGAAGCTGGTGATCGGAAGCCCCTCCCATGCCGAGGCTCAGGTGGGACCCGTCATCGACGATAAGGCGTACCGTAAAATTCTCGACTATATCGAAATCGGGAAAAGCGAAGGCAAGCTGGTACTTGGCGGATTTCCGGGCGATCCGGAGGGGTATTTCATTCAGCCTACGATTTTTGCGGATGTGGACAGCACTGCCCGTATCTCTCAGGAGGAAATCTTCGGCCCGGTGGTGGCCTTCACGAAGGCAGCCTCCTTCGACGAAGCGATTCAATTCGCCAATAATACCGATTATGGGCTGACCGGCGCGGTGATCTCGAACAACCGCGCGCATCTGGAGCAGGCACGGCGCGATTTCCATGTCGGCAACCTGTATTTGAACCGGAAATGCACCGGCGCCTTGGTGGGCACCCACCCGTTCGGCGGCTTCAATATGTCCGGAACGGATTCCAAAGCCGGCGGCCGCGACTACCTGCTCTTATTCACTCAGCCGAAGGTGGTGTCGGAACGGTTCTGA
- a CDS encoding carbohydrate ABC transporter permease — protein sequence MKKSGKWLLDILLFLASLVFLSPVFIMLINSFKDRAELYENALALPSSFSFEYYKSAMEKMNFFTALGNSLYVTVISVIIVIVLASMTAWMLVRTDNKLSKVIFFTFVATMLIPFQTLMMPLMQVMDWIRTNLHIPMLNTHEGLIYMNVGFTSSMAVFLYHGFIKSVPVALEEAATLDGCSKLGVFWRIVFPLLKNISVTIAILNVIALWNDYLLPSLTLSDKGLRTIPLSTFYFFGEFTIVWNQAMAGLTLTIIPVVIFYVFAQKYIIKGIAAGAVK from the coding sequence ATGAAGAAATCAGGCAAATGGCTGCTCGATATCCTGCTGTTCCTCGCCTCGCTGGTCTTCTTGTCTCCTGTCTTCATCATGCTGATCAACTCCTTTAAGGATCGTGCCGAGCTGTATGAGAATGCGCTTGCGCTGCCTTCTTCCTTCAGCTTTGAGTATTATAAATCCGCGATGGAGAAGATGAATTTCTTCACGGCACTAGGTAACTCGCTGTATGTCACCGTCATCTCGGTGATCATCGTCATCGTGCTCGCCTCCATGACGGCATGGATGCTGGTACGGACGGACAATAAGCTGAGCAAGGTCATTTTCTTCACGTTTGTGGCGACCATGCTGATTCCGTTCCAGACGCTGATGATGCCGCTGATGCAGGTGATGGACTGGATTCGCACCAATCTGCACATTCCGATGCTCAACACCCATGAGGGCTTGATCTATATGAACGTCGGCTTTACGTCCAGTATGGCGGTCTTCCTGTACCACGGGTTCATCAAATCCGTGCCCGTCGCGCTGGAGGAGGCGGCTACGCTTGACGGCTGCTCCAAGCTGGGCGTGTTCTGGCGGATCGTGTTCCCGCTGCTGAAGAACATCAGCGTGACCATCGCGATCCTGAACGTCATCGCGCTGTGGAACGACTATCTGCTTCCATCGCTGACGCTGTCGGACAAGGGGCTGCGGACAATCCCGCTCTCGACCTTCTATTTCTTCGGAGAATTCACGATCGTGTGGAACCAGGCGATGGCCGGCCTGACGCTGACGATCATCCCGGTTGTCATTTTCTACGTTTTCGCGCAGAAATACATTATCAAAGGGATTGCCGCAGGTGCTGTGAAATGA
- a CDS encoding DMT family transporter, which yields MSKPRMLFLTIFTMLVAGLNFPIGKIALSFGSPFVLLAIRFVGAGLLMLPFIVRRPHPRSGAAWLKLATIGLFQSALVMSGIYLSMQTISSGSSSVLSSSNPIWFIVFSFLIFGIRYRLLQWAGVIIGFVGVFITQGLEMQMESGFWFALGSGMAWGMATLLSSRWGKEFDAWVMAAYQMLIGGILLLIASPLLEQPHFVWDSSQILKELFVLGWMILMSSIAQFVTWYYVLRNSDPNKANVYLFLIPVFGVLSGWLILGEQLHWYTLAGTVCIGLGIYLVNRPGRVDATKDPFMIKERCGTA from the coding sequence ATGAGCAAACCGCGTATGCTGTTTCTGACGATATTTACGATGCTGGTCGCGGGACTAAATTTCCCGATCGGCAAAATTGCGCTGTCCTTCGGTTCCCCATTCGTGCTGCTGGCGATCCGGTTCGTGGGAGCGGGGCTTCTGATGCTGCCCTTCATTGTAAGACGGCCCCATCCCAGGAGCGGCGCTGCCTGGCTGAAGCTGGCCACGATCGGTCTGTTTCAATCGGCACTCGTGATGAGTGGCATCTACCTGAGCATGCAGACCATTTCCTCCGGCAGCTCCTCGGTTTTATCCTCCAGCAACCCGATCTGGTTCATCGTGTTCAGCTTCCTGATTTTCGGTATAAGGTACCGTCTTCTTCAGTGGGCGGGCGTAATCATTGGTTTTGTCGGCGTGTTCATTACGCAAGGCTTGGAGATGCAGATGGAGAGCGGATTCTGGTTTGCGTTGGGTTCGGGGATGGCTTGGGGCATGGCGACGCTGCTAAGTTCCCGTTGGGGCAAGGAGTTTGACGCTTGGGTCATGGCTGCCTATCAGATGTTGATCGGAGGCATCCTCCTGCTCATCGCAAGCCCGCTGCTGGAGCAGCCGCATTTTGTATGGGATTCATCTCAGATCTTGAAGGAGCTCTTTGTTCTGGGCTGGATGATTCTGATGAGCTCGATTGCCCAATTCGTCACTTGGTATTATGTGCTGCGCAACAGCGATCCCAATAAAGCCAACGTTTATCTATTCCTCATTCCCGTGTTTGGCGTATTATCCGGATGGCTTATACTGGGCGAGCAGCTGCACTGGTACACTTTGGCTGGCACAGTGTGCATTGGGCTTGGCATCTATCTGGTGAACCGGCCTGGACGAGTGGACGCAACAAAGGATCCATTCATGATCAAGGAGCGGTGCGGTACCGCATAA
- a CDS encoding proline dehydrogenase family protein: MDGTELYRKVILTVSGNKLVKWLSIKYGRKLAGRFIAGDTLDEALDEIERLNAKGILVTLDHLGEGITTLDEAAGYREEYLKLVEGIARREVQSNVSLKPTQMGMALNPEKAYENIRSVVRKAKEHRNFVRLDMEDSPYTQATIDMTLRLHKEGLTNVGTVMQAYLFRTEEDVKNLLRAGVNLRLVKGAYKEPGTIAFQQKREVIDNYKKLVKMHFDQGAYVAIASHDDNIIDWVKVFAEQSRIDKQDYEFQMLYGLRMNDQAALAQDGYRIRCYMPYGTMWYPYFTRRLAEKPANLMMVLKNMFK; encoded by the coding sequence ATGGACGGAACCGAGCTGTACCGTAAAGTGATCCTGACGGTGTCCGGCAATAAACTCGTGAAATGGCTGTCGATCAAGTACGGCCGGAAATTGGCTGGCCGATTCATTGCCGGCGATACCTTGGATGAGGCGCTGGACGAAATCGAGAGGCTGAACGCGAAAGGCATTCTCGTTACGCTGGATCATTTGGGGGAGGGCATTACGACGCTGGATGAAGCGGCCGGGTACCGGGAGGAATATTTGAAGCTGGTGGAAGGGATTGCGAGGCGCGAAGTGCAATCGAACGTATCCTTGAAACCGACGCAAATGGGCATGGCCCTGAACCCCGAGAAGGCTTACGAAAACATCAGGTCGGTGGTAAGAAAGGCTAAAGAGCACCGCAACTTCGTTCGCCTGGACATGGAGGATTCGCCGTATACCCAGGCAACCATCGATATGACGCTCCGCCTTCATAAGGAGGGGCTGACCAATGTGGGGACCGTGATGCAGGCCTACTTGTTCCGTACGGAGGAGGACGTGAAGAATCTGTTAAGGGCCGGCGTTAATCTGCGGCTGGTAAAGGGCGCGTACAAAGAGCCGGGAACCATCGCCTTTCAGCAGAAGCGGGAGGTCATTGACAACTACAAGAAATTGGTCAAAATGCATTTCGACCAAGGAGCCTACGTCGCGATTGCCTCGCATGATGACAACATCATCGACTGGGTGAAGGTATTTGCCGAGCAGAGCCGCATAGACAAACAGGACTATGAATTTCAGATGCTGTATGGACTGCGGATGAACGATCAAGCAGCGCTTGCGCAGGACGGCTACCGTATCCGGTGTTATATGCCTTACGGAACGATGTGGTACCCGTATTTCACCCGGCGCCTGGCGGAGAAGCCCGCCAACCTGATGATGGTGCTCAAAAATATGTTCAAGTGA
- a CDS encoding carbohydrate ABC transporter permease, whose translation MSKRKDKAWFALFTVPLLFIFTTVVIIPFIIGIVYSFVNWDGIPANPKVFVGFDNYVQLFQDDRFLSSAWHTVQFTLLALVCVNVLGLGFALLVTTKLRSRNAARTMFFMPNLIGGLILGYIWQFIFTDAFSFLGEKTGFDSVFFNWLLHPQFALYAIVAVFTWQLAGYTMIIYIAGIQGIPDELMEAAKVDGANLWQRLKSIVFPLLMPSFTICLFLTLSGAFKIYDVNLSLTKGGPSNATEMFAMNIFNEIFAYGNYGLGQAKAIIFFLIVAGLTLTQVIITKRREVQM comes from the coding sequence ATGAGCAAAAGAAAGGATAAAGCCTGGTTTGCCCTGTTTACGGTGCCGCTTCTGTTTATTTTCACGACCGTGGTCATCATCCCGTTCATTATCGGGATCGTGTACTCCTTCGTCAATTGGGACGGCATTCCGGCGAATCCGAAAGTATTCGTAGGGTTCGACAATTACGTTCAGCTGTTCCAGGACGACCGATTCCTGTCATCGGCTTGGCATACGGTTCAATTCACGCTGCTCGCGCTGGTATGCGTCAACGTACTGGGACTGGGCTTTGCGCTGCTGGTGACGACAAAGCTCCGCTCGAGAAATGCGGCGCGGACGATGTTTTTCATGCCGAACCTGATCGGCGGCCTGATTCTGGGTTACATCTGGCAGTTTATTTTTACGGATGCGTTCAGCTTCCTGGGCGAGAAGACCGGATTCGACAGCGTGTTCTTTAACTGGCTGCTGCATCCGCAGTTTGCGCTGTATGCGATCGTTGCGGTATTCACCTGGCAGCTGGCGGGTTATACGATGATCATCTACATCGCGGGCATCCAGGGGATTCCGGATGAGCTGATGGAAGCGGCGAAGGTCGATGGCGCCAACCTGTGGCAGAGACTGAAGAGCATCGTGTTCCCGCTGTTAATGCCTTCGTTCACGATCTGTCTGTTCCTGACGCTGTCCGGGGCATTCAAAATCTATGACGTGAACCTGTCGTTGACCAAGGGCGGTCCGAGCAATGCGACGGAGATGTTTGCGATGAATATTTTCAACGAAATTTTCGCTTACGGTAATTATGGATTAGGTCAGGCGAAAGCGATCATCTTCTTCCTGATTGTGGCCGGACTCACGCTGACGCAAGTCATCATCACGAAGAGAAGAGAGGTGCAGATGTAA
- a CDS encoding LysR family transcriptional regulator has protein sequence MESGDLKIFQAVAREGNITKAAASLGYVQSNVTARIRQLEAELNTPLFYRLSRGVALTSAGCNLLKYADQITRLLDEAVKSTQFSEEPSGPLRIGSSETTAAVHLPGIMLDYHRRYPNVKLSLITGHRVDLIRALNEYELDGAFISGPLDYPDFNEIRAFDEELVLISEPTEAALRDLLTKPLLFFGKGCYHRKRLEQWLHEENVGPMNIMEFGTLEAIMGGVAAGLGISLLTRSSVQDWVDAGKLQAFQIPKRYRSSKVHFVFRRDLFRTSAFNHFIEPFEKTE, from the coding sequence GTGGAGAGTGGGGATCTGAAGATATTCCAGGCCGTTGCCCGTGAAGGAAACATAACCAAGGCTGCCGCAAGCCTGGGTTACGTGCAATCGAACGTGACCGCTAGAATCCGGCAGCTTGAAGCCGAGCTGAACACGCCCCTGTTCTATCGGCTCAGTCGCGGCGTTGCCTTAACCTCGGCCGGCTGTAATCTGCTCAAGTATGCCGATCAGATTACGCGTTTGCTTGACGAGGCCGTGAAATCGACGCAATTTTCGGAAGAACCGTCGGGGCCGCTGCGGATCGGCTCATCGGAAACCACAGCGGCGGTACATCTTCCCGGTATCATGCTGGATTATCATAGACGGTACCCTAATGTGAAACTGTCATTGATTACAGGCCACAGGGTCGACTTGATCCGAGCCCTGAACGAATATGAACTGGACGGGGCGTTTATCAGCGGACCTCTGGATTACCCGGACTTTAACGAAATCCGGGCCTTTGACGAGGAGCTTGTCCTCATCTCGGAACCCACGGAGGCTGCGCTTCGCGATTTGCTCACCAAACCGCTGCTGTTCTTTGGCAAGGGCTGCTACCACCGTAAACGGTTGGAGCAATGGCTCCATGAGGAGAATGTGGGGCCCATGAACATTATGGAGTTTGGCACGCTGGAAGCCATCATGGGCGGTGTGGCCGCCGGGCTGGGTATCTCGCTGTTAACGCGTTCTTCCGTCCAGGACTGGGTGGATGCCGGGAAATTGCAGGCCTTCCAAATTCCCAAGCGTTACCGCAGCTCCAAAGTCCATTTTGTATTCCGGCGCGACCTGTTTCGCACCAGCGCCTTTAATCATTTTATTGAGCCGTTTGAGAAGACCGAATAA
- a CDS encoding LacI family DNA-binding transcriptional regulator codes for MSGLKEIAKLAEVSVSTVSNVLNGRKNVGRETRERVLRLCSEHGYFPHKSTKSDKSNTIIFVFSDFDRDYYLKIIKGISHCLTENGYDLIICTNKSSTNFMRSKFASGTISLDRNMTDEYLVSVATPQFPVVLMDRIIDNEYANTKSVIVDNYPVMCEMVQALVDKQFRTFGYIGGLEFTLDHKERFAGFMDTLSKNGIAFDRRNYFHGDYSEESGYQAAKILILSNALPEVLVCANDNMALGAIKALEENGIRVPEDISITGFDNSDAAAMAGLTTIAIPRYESGYLAAKELLEMIKGTTGREPFKLNATIQWRKTVR; via the coding sequence ATGAGTGGTTTAAAGGAAATTGCAAAGCTCGCGGAGGTCTCGGTGTCTACGGTGTCCAACGTGCTGAACGGGCGCAAGAACGTGGGGCGGGAGACGAGGGAGCGGGTGCTGAGGTTATGCTCGGAGCACGGCTATTTTCCGCATAAGTCAACCAAATCCGATAAAAGCAACACGATTATATTCGTCTTCAGCGACTTTGATCGCGATTATTATTTAAAAATCATCAAGGGGATCAGCCATTGCCTCACGGAGAATGGATACGACCTCATCATCTGCACGAATAAATCCAGCACCAATTTTATGCGCAGCAAGTTTGCAAGCGGTACCATAAGCCTCGACCGGAACATGACGGACGAATATTTAGTCTCGGTAGCCACGCCGCAGTTCCCCGTCGTTCTCATGGACCGGATTATCGATAACGAGTATGCCAATACCAAAAGCGTGATCGTGGACAATTACCCCGTGATGTGCGAAATGGTTCAGGCGCTGGTGGATAAACAGTTCAGAACCTTTGGATACATTGGCGGACTGGAGTTTACCCTGGATCATAAGGAACGCTTCGCCGGATTTATGGATACGCTTTCGAAGAATGGCATCGCGTTTGACAGGCGGAATTACTTCCATGGCGATTACAGCGAGGAAAGCGGATATCAGGCGGCCAAGATTCTGATCCTTAGCAACGCATTGCCGGAAGTGCTGGTCTGCGCTAACGACAATATGGCTCTGGGCGCAATCAAAGCTTTGGAGGAGAATGGCATACGGGTGCCGGAGGACATATCGATCACCGGCTTCGATAATTCGGACGCGGCGGCGATGGCCGGCTTGACGACCATTGCGATCCCGCGTTATGAAAGCGGTTATTTGGCGGCGAAGGAGCTGCTCGAGATGATTAAGGGCACGACGGGCAGGGAGCCCTTTAAACTGAATGCCACGATCCAGTGGAGAAAAACGGTGAGATAA
- a CDS encoding polysaccharide deacetylase family protein has product MRRIITRADDYASSRSANAAIARTVEAGFIKNVSIMAPGPYLAEAAQLLAHRKDICFGFHMTLNAEWDNVRWGPVAAKEQVPSLVDRAGYFYQDPSLFQHHPPSLQEILMECEAQLDKLTAAGFNISYADSHMLPERFIPGLQEELDRWMEAKGLINHRYYYNFFPGGVPDGAESFERLLGGLTDEQYFFLSHPALYSEEMVQCGNAQVDGEELARGRDQEAAFLAREDLNEISERWGFRAVRYDEAAPISGV; this is encoded by the coding sequence ATGAGGCGGATCATTACGAGAGCCGACGACTATGCTTCCAGCCGTTCCGCCAATGCTGCGATTGCCAGGACCGTTGAGGCCGGATTCATCAAAAATGTGTCCATTATGGCGCCCGGTCCTTATCTTGCCGAGGCCGCGCAGCTGCTGGCGCATCGCAAGGACATCTGCTTCGGCTTCCATATGACGCTGAACGCCGAATGGGATAACGTACGCTGGGGACCTGTTGCCGCGAAGGAACAGGTTCCTTCGCTTGTCGATCGGGCCGGGTACTTCTATCAGGACCCGAGCTTGTTTCAACATCATCCGCCTTCGCTGCAGGAGATCCTTATGGAGTGCGAAGCGCAGCTGGATAAACTGACTGCGGCTGGCTTCAACATTTCTTACGCGGATTCCCATATGCTGCCTGAGCGCTTCATTCCCGGGCTGCAAGAGGAGCTGGACCGCTGGATGGAAGCGAAGGGGCTCATCAACCACCGATATTACTACAACTTTTTCCCTGGCGGCGTTCCGGACGGGGCCGAGTCGTTTGAAAGGCTGCTTGGCGGCCTGACGGACGAACAGTACTTCTTCCTGTCCCATCCGGCGCTGTATTCGGAGGAAATGGTGCAGTGCGGCAATGCTCAAGTGGATGGGGAGGAGCTGGCACGAGGGCGTGATCAGGAGGCCGCTTTCCTTGCTCGGGAGGACTTGAACGAGATTAGCGAACGTTGGGGCTTCCGTGCCGTGCGATATGATGAAGCGGCGCCGATATCTGGTGTATAA
- a CDS encoding serine hydrolase domain-containing protein, which yields MNTNTVRLLPRSTPENQGISSQSIKRFIGSIQEKELELHSFMLVRHGHSVAEGWWKPYDADKPHMLFSLSKSFTSTAIGLLVQEGRITLEDRVIGFFPENKPEDPSPNLSAMTIRDLLIMGTGHAQEPAIQSDIWVDDFFKQAVEHEPGTHFVYNSAATYMLSAILQKVTGITLLDYLQPRLFEPLGIQGAAWESCPQGINTGGWGLKLKTEDIAKFGQLYLQKGEWDGRRLIPEAWIEEATSKQISNGPADSSSDWTEGYGYQFWMCRHGAYRGDGAFGQFCIVFPEQDAVLAITSGLGDMQAVLNEVWEHVLPAMGADPLPADADAASSLAGTLQALKLDPPSEEALSPIEKDVSGIVYDLEENEEKLHSFSVRFEEDEGVMELTGEHGVNSIALGRSEWKSGTTKLIMMTDQAYAASMTWKDDRTLQLTVRLTETPFFLTTECTFSEEGIHLAYWMNQSFEGKVVREMKGKARA from the coding sequence ATGAACACGAACACGGTTCGATTATTGCCAAGAAGTACCCCCGAAAACCAAGGAATCTCATCTCAGTCCATCAAACGTTTTATCGGCTCGATTCAGGAGAAGGAGCTTGAGCTGCACAGCTTCATGCTGGTTCGGCACGGGCATTCCGTCGCGGAGGGCTGGTGGAAGCCGTACGACGCGGACAAACCGCATATGCTGTTCTCGCTAAGCAAGAGCTTTACCTCTACCGCGATTGGACTCCTGGTCCAGGAGGGCCGGATTACGCTGGAGGATCGGGTGATCGGCTTTTTCCCGGAAAACAAACCGGAGGATCCGTCCCCGAATCTGTCCGCGATGACGATACGCGACTTGCTGATCATGGGCACGGGACATGCCCAGGAGCCTGCCATCCAGTCCGATATTTGGGTGGATGATTTCTTCAAGCAAGCAGTCGAGCATGAACCTGGAACCCACTTTGTATATAACAGCGCAGCGACGTACATGCTCTCGGCCATTCTGCAGAAGGTCACCGGCATTACGCTGCTGGATTATTTGCAGCCCCGTCTGTTCGAACCGCTCGGCATTCAGGGGGCTGCATGGGAAAGCTGCCCGCAGGGAATCAACACCGGCGGCTGGGGTCTTAAGCTGAAGACCGAGGACATCGCCAAGTTTGGCCAGCTCTATCTTCAGAAGGGAGAATGGGATGGCCGGCGCCTGATTCCGGAGGCTTGGATTGAAGAAGCGACCTCCAAGCAGATATCCAACGGACCTGCGGATTCCTCTTCGGACTGGACCGAAGGATACGGCTATCAATTCTGGATGTGCCGCCATGGAGCATACCGCGGCGACGGCGCGTTCGGACAATTCTGCATCGTGTTCCCGGAGCAGGATGCAGTCCTGGCGATTACCTCCGGCCTTGGAGATATGCAGGCCGTGCTGAATGAGGTATGGGAGCATGTGCTGCCGGCGATGGGAGCAGATCCGCTGCCGGCCGATGCGGACGCGGCCTCATCCCTTGCCGGAACGCTGCAAGCGCTTAAGCTGGATCCGCCAAGCGAGGAGGCTTTATCTCCGATTGAGAAGGACGTATCCGGGATCGTCTATGATCTCGAAGAGAACGAGGAGAAGCTGCATTCGTTCTCCGTCCGGTTTGAAGAGGATGAAGGGGTGATGGAGCTTACGGGGGAACATGGCGTCAACTCGATTGCCCTTGGCCGGAGCGAGTGGAAGTCGGGAACCACGAAGCTGATCATGATGACGGATCAAGCGTATGCTGCCTCCATGACCTGGAAGGATGACCGGACGCTGCAGCTGACCGTCAGGCTGACGGAGACGCCGTTCTTCTTAACGACGGAATGCACCTTCAGCGAAGAAGGCATTCATCTTGCCTACTGGATGAACCAATCCTTCGAGGGCAAGGTGGTCCGGGAGATGAAGGGCAAAGCCAGGGCATAA
- a CDS encoding ABC transporter substrate-binding protein: MKKVKKVLSILTATALVATLAACGGTSDKDSGAAAGGNGGDKLKKITLFQSKVEITEPLEALVKTYKEETGNEVEVWGAAGDAYSQQLVAKLSSNQGPTIFSVAPGPESEKLKSYFSDLSGEEYVKNIAPDMELKVEDKTVGVPYGVEGFGLVYNKDLVDPANMKDLDSFTKTLEQLKADGKNGLSLSQEAYFLIGHIINTPFALQSDPLAFIDQLNKGEVKMADTKEFQEWAKFMDAIKANTKNPLEVKYDSQMGDFATEKTAMVHQGNWSYSMLADFGDFGSKVGMMPFPLAGNDKIAVGVASYWVVNNQADAEEVKAANAFLNWLFTSETGKKAIVDDFKFIPALTNIEAGDLDPLSQAVHEATTKGETITWALNYFPSGIITNDLAPATQEYFMNPGMTGEQFLQKLDEVWAKASK, from the coding sequence TTGAAAAAAGTAAAAAAGGTATTGAGCATACTTACGGCAACGGCTTTGGTTGCGACACTCGCGGCCTGCGGCGGTACATCTGACAAAGATTCTGGAGCAGCAGCCGGAGGAAATGGGGGAGATAAGCTGAAGAAGATAACCCTCTTCCAATCGAAAGTCGAAATTACGGAACCTCTTGAAGCCTTGGTTAAAACCTATAAAGAAGAAACCGGCAACGAGGTTGAGGTATGGGGTGCCGCGGGCGATGCTTATTCGCAGCAGCTGGTGGCGAAGCTCAGCAGCAACCAGGGCCCAACGATATTCAGCGTGGCTCCTGGACCCGAGTCCGAGAAGCTGAAGTCCTATTTTTCCGATTTGAGCGGCGAGGAGTACGTTAAGAACATTGCGCCCGACATGGAATTGAAGGTCGAAGATAAGACCGTCGGCGTTCCGTACGGCGTAGAAGGCTTCGGTCTCGTATATAACAAGGATCTGGTGGATCCGGCCAACATGAAGGACCTGGACTCCTTCACCAAGACGCTGGAGCAGCTGAAGGCTGACGGCAAGAACGGTTTGAGCCTGTCCCAGGAGGCTTACTTCCTGATCGGACACATCATCAACACGCCGTTTGCGCTTCAATCCGATCCGCTGGCCTTCATCGACCAGCTGAACAAGGGCGAAGTGAAGATGGCCGACACGAAGGAGTTCCAGGAATGGGCGAAATTCATGGATGCCATCAAGGCCAACACCAAGAATCCGCTGGAAGTGAAATACGATAGCCAGATGGGCGACTTTGCAACGGAAAAAACGGCTATGGTGCATCAGGGCAACTGGAGTTATTCCATGCTTGCGGACTTCGGCGATTTCGGCTCCAAAGTCGGCATGATGCCGTTCCCGCTCGCCGGCAACGATAAGATCGCCGTAGGCGTAGCCAGCTACTGGGTCGTCAACAATCAGGCGGACGCTGAGGAAGTCAAAGCCGCAAACGCTTTCCTGAACTGGCTCTTCACGAGCGAGACGGGCAAGAAGGCCATTGTGGACGATTTCAAATTCATCCCGGCTTTAACGAACATTGAAGCAGGCGATCTGGATCCGTTGTCTCAAGCGGTGCACGAAGCAACCACGAAGGGTGAGACGATCACTTGGGCGCTGAACTACTTCCCATCGGGTATCATCACCAACGATTTGGCTCCGGCTACGCAGGAGTACTTCATGAATCCGGGCATGACAGGCGAGCAGTTCCTGCAGAAACTCGATGAAGTATGGGCGAAAGCATCGAAGTAA